AGGGGAAAACATAAACAACCGAAGGTGCGGATATGAGTATAACTAGGATCACGATGATAAAGAATTTTGGTGGGAGAAAGGTTGCCGAGGTTGCGATGAGGTAAGACATTGAGAAGATAGGTAGCATGACCAAGAGTATGTGGCCAAAAATTAGAAGGGACGGAGGCGTGGTGAAGTAAAGTCCGAACAATATCGTTAATGGTTCGAATGGTTCGTTcggattttccattttgaggagATGTGTGAGGATAAGAAAAACGAAATTGCATACCATTTAATTTGCAAAAATCATGAAATTGAACATTATTatattcaccaccattatcacatTGAAAAGTTTTTATATCGCGTTCAAATTGTGTACGAATGAGAGATCGAAAAGTAAGAAAAGTGGAGAAAACTTGAGATTTAGCAGTAAGTGGAAAAGTCCAAAGGAAATTTGTAAAGTCATCaagaaataaaacataataacgaTAACCGCCGGAACTCACTATAGGAGACGTCCAAACATCACTATGAACAATATCAAAAGGCATGGTTGAAAAATTAGAGGAATCATAGAAAGGCAATTTAATTTGCTTTCCAAACACACATGAAGAACAAACTGAATTATCCAAAGATTTATTACAAGAAATTAAATTGTTTGTTCTAAGATTATTCAAAATATGAGACCGAGGGTGTCCCAAACGATTGTGCCAAATAGTAGGAGTCAAAGcagtaaaagaaaaagataaaccAGATGAAGAATCGGCGGTAACTGGGTAAAGATCACCGGTGCTATTACATCTCATAATAAGCATCCCCGTACGCAAAtccttcacagagaaaccaaAAGGATCAAATTCCACAGACACGTTATTATCGACAGTAAATTTTCTAACGTTTATAAGGTTTTTAACTAGTTTGGGGGCGTGCAAAATATTGTTTAAGTGCAGGGATTTATTGTTGCTGGCTAAGGACGCATTACCAAGACCGACTATAGGAATACAATTGCCATTTCCAACTACAATATTATGATTTGAgctcttatttaaataagaaGTGAGCATACCTCCATCCGCCGTCATATGAGCGGTGGCGCCGGTGTCCATGTGCCACGGGTCCGGTGGCGGAGTGATCGCCAGCGTGTGCATCGCTGCAGCAATGTTGGTGGGAGAGCAGTCCTGGGCCAGATGGGCCTGCTGAGTGGGTCGTGCTCCAAGAATACCCTGCTGAGTTGGGTGGGCTGGTGGAGTCATGAATGGATGGGTCTGTCCATGTGAGGGTAAAGTGGGATATGGGCATGGGGCTGAAGCCCATGGTGCTCCAAATCCCCACGACCCATATTGTTGCTGGTATGGTCGAGGAAACCAGCGACCTCCACCACCACGTCCATGCCTTCCACGTCGGCCTCCAGTTCTGCCGCCACGATGAAAGCCGCCGCCGCTGCTCCGATTGAAAGAACCGCCGCCGCCACGAGATTGTTGGGGCCGGAAATTTGCTGCCGGTGGGGGAAAGAGAGGCTGGGAGGTGTCGGAGTTTGCGGTGGCCAAGGAAACAGCCGCTGAATGACGGTGGTCTCCATTTTCTTAGCACGAGCTGATTCCTCAAGTACAATCATTGATCTCGCCTTGTAGAATTGAGGAAGAGTTTCTCCGTGCCGGATTTGGCTTCCAACAGATTCAAAAGCCTCAGTAAGACCAGAAATCAGTTGTAGAACAAGTCTGTCGTTATCAACCGGAGCGCCAACATTATCCAATTGATCCGATAAATTTTTCAGATGTTGACAATAGGATGATGCATCGGGAAAGTTTTCCATGCGAACATTCAAAAATTCCTGCTGCAAATACAGTGTGCGGGAATGCTTGTTATCAACGAACAATTCTTCCAAGCGTTCCCAAGCCTTGGCCACCGTCAATTCTTTCCCAATAATGGTATTAACTAAGTCCAGTGTTATAGTCGCATATAGCCATTGTAAAACAATTGCATCTATCCGTTTCCAGAGACTAGGATTCTTAGTTTTCGTAACGGAGGAGGAAAATTCCGAGCCGTCATCGGTGGACGGGATGATATAATCAAGAACGAGGTAGGCCTTGGCATGATTTTTAAACAGCTCTGCCCAGATGTTATATTGGCCTGTTTTCTGATCTAATGGTTCTTTAATGATTGAAGAAATATTTGTGAGAGTTAGAGCAGGATGCGTAGGAATTTGGGCAGCCATGATGATTGGCAACTGAAAAACTAGAGGTAGAGAAGAAAGAATATGAAGAAGGTGGCAGGGAAAAGAGAAATCGGCTGGGGTTGAAGAGGAAAAGACCTAAGCTGCTGATACCATGTTAATTGGAATCCCTTGCCTTGTATTGATTTGGaatgagatatttatacatgagaTTACAATGTGAATGCTGTAAAATCTAGCTAATTTACAGCTAATATAATTCCTTAATTTGTGGCTGATTTACATTACTAATATTACCATAATTGTCTAACAAAATGACATTGTGTGATCAAGATGTGAATAGTTCATCTTTACATCTCATCTCATGTCAAAGCACATGCTACAATTATCCAGGCTTATTTATCCAATGATTTATGCCACATTTTCTAACTTCATTTTTTGTAAGGAATGATTTAATGACAACCTGTGACAACATTTTGAAAAGTGCGGATAAGCATTAAGGACGTTAAAGCGTCGTTAAACTTTGAATTTTAGCTTCgtaatagatattttatttagtGATCCCATCAATTATAtaactaaaattttataaaaataattatatatttaaaattattattattattattattaattattatatatatatatatatatatatatatatgtattccataccataaaataaaataaaatacacgGTTAGACTattgttttttataaagtaagtcttactttgttttttccaccattagatggtgatgaactttgacaaagtaagctcattcaatggtagaaaaaataaagtaaagcttattttgtaaaaaacaaagtaagcatagaagacacCCAACATTGGATGATAGAatgtaaaattcatccaatggtgaaaacacacaaagtaaggcttactttgtcaaaaacaaagtaatcataGCCTTTACCTCATATTTACAAGTAAATTATATTCTTAATAACACTACGACAAAAATCACTTTTAACAATAGAAGTTTTTACGTTGAGGGATGATTTTAACCGCCCCTAGGAGCGGTTTTACTGATTGCCCCATATTTGTTGTAGTGTAACATAATTTTAGGTGGaattttgttttgttgttttgAGTAATGTAATTGGGATAAAGTGAAAATACCCTAACGTTCATAGTCAtgagtaattttatctctaacattagtTTGTTGGGTCAATTTTTgctattattataaaacaaatatattttgttctttattttgcactaaCTGCATACCAGTTGGTtgtaaaaaaagatttcatatatttttgtgatttaataatagaatttgatattaatatttataaattcggtaaaatatttgaatttttttatccaactcgtacaaaagacaccatttttttcacgtctaatcatatgtttgtgaccTGTTagtaatgagtgataaaatgatgcacatgtaaggtataaatgacaagattcgtgaacgagaagacagtttgatgaattatttctcaaattgaaaaaacttatcagcgttagaggtaaaattgctcttggatgctaacgttggggtaaaattgcaccattttagataataggggtaaaattgaccaTAACctataaacgttagggatatttttacaccttattccAATGTAATTAATAGGTTTAAATCACAATTTGACTCTCGACCTATTCAAAATGTTGTCCTTTGGCCCATTACCTATTATTTTGTAACATTTGGCCCCCCAACTAATCTAATACGCTCATTTTTTTTTCCACTATAACCTATTATTTAGTAACATTTACCCCCTTATCTATCCAACATTGGTGAAACCTCAACAAGTGGGCAAATTCTCAACCAATTTTGGATAGGCCAAGGGACAAATATtacaaaatacagtaaaactttcataaattaatactcgataaattaataatctctttaaaataataatttcttctagtCCCGACTTGGACCAGTTCAAAAagtgatcaattttaataaattaataagataataatgttttggaacaaccctttataaatacattattttattatttctataaattaataatttctcaaatacatatgccaagtatatatagatatatacttaggataatttagcaaaatatgactctataatacttttttttttgaaatttaaatctagttgaatttcatctctaaaggtgtgtttgtttcagtttttcGGAGGagtgtttcactccaaaccgcatgaaatataacatttggttaggtttatataactgcagtATTTAGCGTTTTCTCTAAAAactggagcgtttcacgaaaaactcctatttggagcttttcataaacagttgtttgtagttatttgttattgataaaagtgttctcttattttcacaaaatatgtttcttctttaacattatttatatttcttctttaacattatttatatttctacaacataattaccggaagaacaaggttttgttgcattcaataaattatttattttttaatttttatttttttatatagattatttttattaatttgtataacacattttttattttataataggataaggtgcataAGTACCCCTAATGTTTATAGCTAGGAggaatttgagaaataatctattaaactgtctttttggtcatgaatattgtcatctacgcTTCACATGTACATCATTTTGTCAtcattagtaacatatcacaaacatatgattaacgtgatttttttttataaaataaataaataaaatattttgtcttttgtacgagttggacaaaaaaactcaaaaatttcgctgaatttataaatattaatttttaattttattattaaatcataaaaaaaatatgaaatctcttttttaaactaactgatatgtgcaattattgtagaataaaaaataaaatatctgtgttttataataatatttgaaattgaccaaacttaccaatattaggggtaaaattgctcttagctgtgtaaaattgcaatattttagacgttaatagTATAATTGCTCATAATTGTAAATGTTATCAGtatttttttcaccttatcccctttataatttatttgttgattaatttaaaacatgtccatattagacattttaaatccgaacatcaACAGTTCAatgtaattttaccaaacactaataattaaacagctaataacaaacagctaactgcaaacagcaaacagctaacagcaactgcaacggctgaaccaaacagactttaactattctcagtgcattcaaaagttctggTATACTCTTGtctaattgtaacaaaaaattagaaaaagtgGTTGATGCTATAATTGTGTCATTTCCTGTGAATGGTtccaaaaatatcaaattatCCTTAGCTTCAtcactttataaattaattattattaatttattgattaattaatatctctatgaattaataaaattttatgattccaatattattaatttataaaggttttcTTGTAACAGGTAAGGAGGCAAATACTAACATTTGGAATAGTTTATATCAAATAATAGATGAAGGTGACAAACTAACATTTTAAATAGATAATgggccaaaaagtgctttaatcataggatatatgtatatttataaaaaCCATTAAAATTCTGAAATGAACTAATAAATATTTGATTAACAGGCAtaaaagataagaaacaaaaaaagaagGAGGTGAAGAGAAACTTGAGAATGAAGATATCTAAAGTTTACAACCCTAAACATCTCTTTGTATACAAAATAAGCACTGAAATCCTTATTGTTAAGGTCCATTCACATGCACATCACGTCCATTTAACTCCTGTGTCGGTCTTGCATTTGTTTCGTGTCTCTGAATTCAATATaatatcaaatttaattaattttttactacATCAATAAAAAATGAGAGACAATGTatgttaaaataattattttgggtGATAAAATTTCTAATTATAAAATGAAAGATGAATGTACTTACGTCATGGACAGCTACACGAATTAATTTCACTTGTTCATTTGTCACATCTTTGATCTGAAAATAGGTAataatcatattattataaagttcagaagaagaaaattaaacataaaataaaatagggcAAACCTTTTTAGAAATGGTCCAGATAACGTTTTCAGTGCAAGGAGGAACGGTAAGAGATCCGGTGTATCTATAAAAATTTCCTGTGTCAATATGAATATCATTTGGATTTACTGGACCAACTGCTAACACTTGTTTTTCGGCTCCGGCCACCTCTTCTAATTTCTTTGCAAGCTGATCATtatcaattaataattataaaacctTCAATTACTTAGAGATCAAGAATCAGCAACAGTAATACCGATGAAATAACATAAATAGCGACGACTTGTTTTATATTAGCCATGAAActttttttcaataattcaaatttttgttatttttccaGGGAATCGAGGGTTGACTCCTTGTAATTCTGCAAATCGAAAATgtcacacacacacatatatatatatatatatatatatatatatatatatatatatgttttgatcacatggaccttaatgaccatgtaGCATTTGATAATTCATTTactgttagatctaggcttattagaatcctaggGTGGAaattcaaaacatcctaaggcttaaatttaataagcttaaatctaacagtgaatgactAAATTTATAGAATGTTccagtgtatatatatatatatatatatatatatatatatatatatatatatatatataattaagagAAATGGGTAAAAATACATACACATTCTATAAAGGCGTCTGGTTGTCCTAATTGATAGAGAAACGCAACCACAGCATGTGTCCCATCTTTACTCTGATGAACCAAGTGTAGCTCGAGAGCGTACCTGactcaattattattttttatttttgttcaaaAATAAGATTTTCATAAAATgagaattaataaataaaataaaataaaataaaaaaagaaaagaaaaattactgTTTTCCTTGGATAGTGTGCTCGCTTGGGGAATGCCAATGGGCCTGTTTTAGAACATATTCAGTTCCATTAATTTCAAGAGTTCCTGCTCCACTGCTATCCCATTGCAACTGTACCAGATTTGCAAAAGTTAAAAGTTTATGGATTAAACTGACAAATTATGGAAAATAGAAGAGCTAAATTATGTATTTAATCTTATTACCATCATATCATGGCCTCTATTCTTTAAAGTAGCAGGTGCAGGCGTGTAATTATGCTTAAGTGGCCCTAATTCAGAAACTCCTTTAACTTCTTGACCCGATAGATCGATAGGAGATTGCATCTTTCCATGCTCACATGCTGCCCATTCTGGATGAATTTTGCCCCAATCACCCGGATGTTGGTAATCAAATTCTTTCTCGTGTTCTGATAAATACATCATTTCATAAGATCAACAACCTAAATTAGTAATTTGTGAATAGATATAATAACTTACCAACTTCTTCCTTTGAATCTAAACCCATTTGGTGGGAAACAGAAATAAAGAAAGTGAAACATAATAAGAATAATTGGATTCCTAACTTCCCCATATTTTGTAGAATGAATCTCTaatagataaattaaaaaaaatgcaagTAGAGAGTTTTTGTTTAAATATATTATGATGAAGGAATTAGAGGCATTGCTTACAAATAGTGATATATGAAATGCATGGAAGAAAACGCATTTGGTGttttaaatttctatttttaaagCTTCTAGAAATAGCCTAGGGCACTCTAATTTATGAAATAGGAAAGGTAGCTATTATTTTGGATCAATAACAGATTCAAgatgggtgttgttaaacccagccccaaattcccacccctagcctcgtaaaaggacgaaaatgcccttttaTGGAATTTGGGAGgggaatttctaattttttttgccaatccgacacgcgggcgtgtggatatcacgcctcaccgcgtggtcggacgtgatatacacacgcctcaccgcgtggtcgaaCGTGATAACCCCACGCTTCACCGCAAGGTCggacgtggggctatcacgtccgaccacgcggtgaggcgtgatatccacacgcccgcgtgtcagattggcaaaaaaaaaatagctttttaaccccgtaaataattcgttaaacccgtaaataggtcgtgaaacccgtaaataggccgtta
The window above is part of the Euphorbia lathyris chromosome 3, ddEupLath1.1, whole genome shotgun sequence genome. Proteins encoded here:
- the LOC136224342 gene encoding alpha carbonic anhydrase 7-like; the encoded protein is MGKLGIQLFLLCFTFFISVSHQMGLDSKEEVEHEKEFDYQHPGDWGKIHPEWAACEHGKMQSPIDLSGQEVKGVSELGPLKHNYTPAPATLKNRGHDMMLQWDSSGAGTLEINGTEYVLKQAHWHSPSEHTIQGKQYALELHLVHQSKDGTHAVVAFLYQLGQPDAFIECLAKKLEEVAGAEKQVLAVGPVNPNDIHIDTGNFYRYTGSLTVPPCTENVIWTISKKIKDVTNEQVKLIRVAVHDRHETNARPTQELNGRDVHVNGP